The genomic window TTCTTAGTTCTTCGTTTTACAAGTAGTGTACTTCTTTGTAACGAAGATAACCTTAACGTCTAAAAGACAACAAAGTGGAGGCTACGTGCATCGTGAAGGAAATGCGAAGGAACTTTGTATGTTTATAGTTGTTTTCCTTTAAGAGAATTCGTTATGCGAGAGAGTTCAGCTACGTTTTCAATAAACCCTGGAAGAATTTTTTGAAATACTTTTTCAAGCGCTTTGATTTCTGTTCCTACATCTTGGATATGTTTATCATAGCTTCCTACTCTTTCAAGAATGCTTGCGTGAAGCTTATCAAAGTTATTTTTAAGATCTTCAAATTTAGTTTCAAGGCTTGCCATACGTGCTTCTGTTTTTTCCTTCCATTCAATGACCTGGTTAATATTTGCAACAAGGTGCTCCCATTTCTCATCAATGATCGCTTCTGCAATTTCTTCAATGCGATCACGATCAGAAGTTTGCTCATAAGATTCTACGCCTTGTAGGTTTTCTTGAGGCTCAACAGCGCTTGGCATAATATCTTGTTTAAGTGCTGCTTGATTAAAAGCTTGAAGAATCTGATCATGAGTATACCCTGCTTGCATCAAGTAATTCACAATCTGGTCGTTAGTGAGTCCTTGCTGTTGATATTGACGTACGAGATCAATAGGAAGACCGTCTGGCATGGGCTTTGGAGAGGTTTCGTCTTTTATAAATGTTTAGACGTACGCATAGTTGATCTTCTGTTAATCCTCTTTTACAGCACTAGGATTTCCGCCGCCATGCCAAGAGAGTCGCGGTCGCACACGCATTTGGTAGATGCGCTCATTGCTATCATCAAAAAGCACTGCTGCCCCTTTGACGCGTGGTAACCTATTCATTGCGCGCTCAATGCCTGCTTCCATGTAGCTTTGTGCAAGAAGACCTAACGCTTTAACATCTAGTTGTGCGGTGATACGATGAGAGAGTACAAGATCTGATTGAGTCATGACGTCTTCATGAATTTTTCCTGGTTGTTGTGTTGCTAACACAAGAGAGATTCCTGGTTGTCTGCCTTCACGTAGGATGCTGACAAGAGGTGCAGTAGCGGCACTTTCATCTTCTCTGAGTCGAGGCAAGAATTCATGTGCTTCATCAATAACTAACCAGACCAGAGGAAGTTTTGGTTCCTTTTTAGGAGTGGGCGTTTTAAAATACGCTTCTGTTTCCTTTATTTCTTCAAGCTCTTCCTCTTTGCGATACTCCATTCGTTGTTCAAAAAGATGTTTTGAAACAATACCGATGACAAGCGACTTCACAGCAGAACCACCAGGCATAGTAACGTAACAGGAAACATCAAGAACGCTGATCTCTCCACCGCGTGCAAGAGACTCTATGGGCGTTCCCTTATTTGAAAAACAACCCCAGCCTCTTGCAGTTTTGAACATAGAAATAACTGCGTTTCGTGTCTCAAGAGTCGATTCCTTATCTGAGCGAATAGCATGTAGAACATCTTCAAACGTGTACTCTACGTTTTCCCTTGTTTGTAACTCATCGATGATTTTTGAGATGAGAATTCCTTCTGGTGAGTACGTGCCTATTTGAAATGCTTTTATCCAATCCTCGCTTGTTATTTCGTGAAAAGTAAGTGAGAACGGCTCATCGGTGCGAATGCCTTTTTCACGATAAATGTGATAATATTTTTCAGGTGTGAATATGCGAAGAGGAACTGCGATGGGTTCAAGACCATATGGTTCAAGAAGGTCCTTTTCTTTAAGATTTGCATGACCCATTGTCCAATAAATACCCATTGTATCGACGAGTATCATGGAAAGATTTTTACGTATCTCTTCTTCAAGAAGCCGAAATCCTTCTGCAATAACGCCCAGAGTATATGATTTCCCAGAACCGCGTTTTCCTGTTATGAGAAAGACGTGGGCGTCTGCAACATCAAGGTAAACATTGCTTGCAGGTACGAGTGCATCAGGTGTTTCGTAGTATGATTTTCCTAAGAGTATCGTTCCTTTGCGACCGATTTTTTTAACTCTTTCAGGAGTTCTTCCTATGATGATATCTTCGTTTGGAATGCGCATAGTTTATTGACTGGTTAGTGGAAGGGATTGGTTGTGATGTTAGTTGTTGAAGATTATTTTGTTTTTTCACTTAGATATTTTTTCACTGCTAATTCAACCTGTTCTTTAATGAACTCTTCTTGTTGAATTTTAAGATTAAGATCGGTCATAGTTGTTTCAACTTGATCCTTGATGAGTTTGTATACCTCATCTCGTGAGACGAAATTTACAGGGTTCCACATATCAATATATTTTGTAAGTATGTCCACATCTTGTTTTTTCGCACACTCAGTTAATTCGCGAATAATGATTTTAATCTTGTCGTTGATGTTTTTAAGGTCATTGGAGAATTGGGCTAGTTGTTCTCTCATTCTTGAGAGTTGTTGGTTGTATGCTCGATTATTTTCAAGCATGTTCTGATCGGTGAGTTGTGTCTTTTTTCGCAGGTTTGCATAACGCTCTTCAAGTATGAGGAGGCGGCGAGAAACATCATTGAGTTGAAGAACAATCTCCTGAGTTTGGTTTGTAGCTTCTGTTTTTTTAGATCCCCCAAAGAAGCCTGTCGTTTTTTGAGGCGGTTTGCTGTTAGTGTTAGGGGGGGCGATAGGGTTGTCCATAGCAATATTTAAATAACGAGGAGTTTATATTCATTGCGGTACATATTGTTTGAATAAAGAGGTTTTATGGCAATTTTCGAATCTAAACTTCCATTGTATGGTTATCGCATAGTCCAAGAAGGAGAGGACTCTGTGATGCGAATTAATTATGAAACCGCACCTATGATTCCTTCTCTTGAAGATAATGAGTTTTGCATGGCTAAAACTGTTGAGGCGTTGGCTGAGAGTCCGTCTGTAACGAAGATTGTTTTTATGCAAAAAAGGGATTATGAGTATGGGCTTAATGTTACCACTTTGCTCAAAGAAATTGCACAGGTGTATGCTCGTTTATTGAAGGAAAAAGACTTGTTCTCCTATGCCGCACTCTCAAAGATTGAAGCGGCAAAACCATTTGCGGATGCGTGGTATACTGAACTGCAAAATATTTTGTATCATAAACTAAAAGGAGATCCCATTGGGGCATATGTGAAACTTAAGCGAATTATACGTAGAGAGCATATTAACTTACAAAAAGTGGTTGATCCCCAAGTAAAGCCCGCAATAGAGAACTACTTACGTATTCTGAATTATGTTGTTTCTTTGCTTGATCAGACAAAGCTTATCACTATTGCTAAACCATATTTAGAAGGGTATTCTGTGGGCAGTCGCGAAGTGTATAGGAAATTTTTCCACCCTGTCATCAAGCCTGATTTTATGTTTACAAAGCTTATGGCAAACTATCCTGTGGGGGGAATTGAGCTTGATAATTACACCATCGGGGAGGATACGGAAGTAACTATTTTTGCACTTCCTGATTCAGTTCAGTATATTTATCATGTCATGCCCCCAGAGTTCAAGCTTACGGAGGATCAATACGAGATTCTTGATCTTGCACGGAATATCTTGGCAGAGCATAAGCCTACAAGCCAGGAATTTACCGAGCCTGAGCGTATGCGTGAGGTCTTTGTTAATGTTGGCAGAGATTTAATTGAAGAGCTCGTTTCCTATCGTCGAGTAAAAGTAACTGCTCAGGATGTGGAAAAACTAACAGAAATTTTAGTGAGATATACGATTGGATTTGGTCTTATAGAAGTGTTGCTTAAAGATGAAAACATTCAAGACATCTCCGTGAATGCTCCACAGGGAAGGATACCTATTTTTGTAGTTCACGCAAAGTATGACGATTGTAAAACAAATATTATTCCCACAGTAACAGAAGCTGAGAGTTGGGCAACAAAATTAAGATTAATTTCCGGACGACCTCTAGACGAGGCAAATGTTATTCTTGACACTGAACTCGAACTTCCCGGGGCGTCAGTAAGAGTCTCGACGATTACGCGTCCTCTAAACCCCTTGGGTCTTGCGTTTTCTTTCAGGAGACACAGGGATCGGCCATGGACGCTACCTCTTTTCATAAAGTATAAGACAATAACACCTCTTGCAGCGGGGCTTATTAGTTTTCTTGTTGATGGAACGAGATCTATGATGATTTGTGGAACTCGCTCATCTGGAAAGTCTTCGTTTCTCTCAGGAATTCTCATTGAGATTATGCGCCGCTTTCGCATTATTACTGTGGAGGATACTCTTGAGTTGCCGACGAGAAGTTTGCGCAGGTTGGGGTATAACGTTCAACCAATGAAAGTCGCTTCAGCTCTGCAAAAGGGGTCTTCTGAGATGAGTGCGGGAGATGGTATTCGTTCTACTCTGCGTTTAGGAGACTCTTCATTAATTGTTGGTGAGGTACGATCTAAAGAAGCAGCGGCTCTTTACGAGGCTATGAGGGTTGGAGCTGCTGCAAATGTTGTTGCAGGAACCATTCACGCAGATTCTCCGTTTGGGCTTTTTGATCGTGTGGTGAATGATATAGGAATTCCTAAAACCTCGTTTAAAGCAACAGACGTTGTGATTATTCTTAACCCTATTAAGTCAGCAGATGGGTTACATAAGTTTAGAAGATGCACTCAGATTACTGAGATTAGAAAGGATTGGCAGGAGGACCCTCTTTTAGAGGGTGGTTTTGTTGATCTTATGAAGTATAACTCTAAGACGGATCGGATAGAACCAACTGATGCGTTACTCGATGGGGATTCTGAGATTCTCAAAGCGATTGCCGCAAATATTCCTGATTTTGCAGGTAATTGGGATGCGATGTGGGAGAATATTGAGTTGCGTGCTAAGATTAAGGAGGCGTTGGTTATTCGTTCTGAGGCTGAAGGGGATCCTGAATTACTTGAGGCGGAGTTTGTTATTAAATCAAATGATCAATTCCATTTAATCTCGGAGAGGGTGAAACGTATGAATGGCGTTCTTGATTCAAAGCGCATCTATGAGGAATGGATGGAGTGGTTGGATCAGGAAATTAAACAACGTAAGGTGAGAAAGGATGATTTCACAACGGAGGAGGTGTATTAGGTTATGGCAGATATTAAACAACAACTTATTGATCTTTTAGTGAAGTTGAAGATTCTCAAAAACTCTGATGCTCAACAAGCAGGTAATAAACAGCCAGGCAGTTCTCCTAAAGGTGATTCTTCAAATACTAAGAATGCACGCACTCCC from Candidatus Woesearchaeota archaeon includes these protein-coding regions:
- a CDS encoding ATP-binding protein; the protein is MRIPNEDIIIGRTPERVKKIGRKGTILLGKSYYETPDALVPASNVYLDVADAHVFLITGKRGSGKSYTLGVIAEGFRLLEEEIRKNLSMILVDTMGIYWTMGHANLKEKDLLEPYGLEPIAVPLRIFTPEKYYHIYREKGIRTDEPFSLTFHEITSEDWIKAFQIGTYSPEGILISKIIDELQTRENVEYTFEDVLHAIRSDKESTLETRNAVISMFKTARGWGCFSNKGTPIESLARGGEISVLDVSCYVTMPGGSAVKSLVIGIVSKHLFEQRMEYRKEEELEEIKETEAYFKTPTPKKEPKLPLVWLVIDEAHEFLPRLREDESAATAPLVSILREGRQPGISLVLATQQPGKIHEDVMTQSDLVLSHRITAQLDVKALGLLAQSYMEAGIERAMNRLPRVKGAAVLFDDSNERIYQMRVRPRLSWHGGGNPSAVKED